DNA sequence from the Lycium barbarum isolate Lr01 chromosome 5, ASM1917538v2, whole genome shotgun sequence genome:
CATGTGTTGTGAATGTAATAGACAAGGAAGATGGTAAGAAAGAATTCAAAAATTTCTATATTTGTTTCGCTGCAATGAAATTGAGGTTCATGGGAGGTTGTAGGAGGTGTATAGGCCTAGATGGTTGTTTTCTGAAGGGTATTTGCAAGGGTCAGTTACTTGTAGCAGTTGCTAAAGATGGAAACAATCAAATGTTTCCAATAGCATGGGTTGTTACTGGAACTGAGACAAAGGATGCATGGAGATGGTTTATGAGAATCCTCCAGGATGACTTGCAACTTGGAGATGGGACTGAGGTCACTATAATTAGTGACATGCAAAAGGTACATTTTTTTCATTATTTGTTTTCTATTTAGGCATTATGTTCTATTTTCTGATTCTGCTATGTTTTTACAGGGTCTGGTTAGTGCTATTGAAGAAGTACTTCCTGCTTGTGAGCACAGAATGTGTGCTAGACACATTCTGTCTAACTGGGCCCAAAATTAGAGAGGTATTGAGAGGAGGAAAAATTCTGGAAGTGTGTTAGGTCAACATTTGAGGCAGAACTGAAAACCAGGTTGAATGAGTTAGATCAGTTGGGTAGGGGTATTGTTGaagaccttatttcatacaacaAAGAAAGGTGGTGCAAAGTGTATTTCAAAGAATTTTCACAATGTGATAGTGTGGACAACAATATATCAGAATCTTTTAATGCTTGGATATTGTTAGCTAGACATAAGACAATTGTGTCAATGTTagaagaaattagaatcaaggtGACGAATAGAATAGCTAAGATGAGGGCATTTTCTGAAACTTGGGTTGATGGGATATCACCAATGGCATTGAAAGCGTTCAATGCTAATGTTGAGAGGTCAATGAACTGTACACTTCACTGGAATGGAGACTGTGGCTTTGAAATCAAAGAGGGGTTAGGTACTCATATTGTTCAACTGGCAAGGGAATATTGCAGCTGCAGGTCATGGCAACTAAAAGGTATCCCTTGTGCACATGCCATAGCAGCTATGCACTATAGGAGAATTGATCCAAGTGAGAATATTGTACATTGGTACAGACAAGAGACCTATTTAAGGGCTTATTCTCACTTCATACAGCCTGTTCCAGATTATATGGCCAGACAGTACAAACCCAAAGATAGAGCCTCCGGAAGTCAAAAAAATGCCTGGCAGGCCAAGAAGGTGCAGAAGAAAGGAGATAGGAGAAGTGAGAAGGGCTGGAAAGTTGACAAAAAGAGGGATAGCCATGAAATGCTCTGGTTGCAAGTCTAGTACACATAACATAAGAAGTTGTCCTTCAAGGCCTCCAACTGCATCAGCAACAACTTCTTCCCCTTCTAGGAGGAAATACTCAATGCGACCAACTGCATCAGCAACTTCCAAGAGCAAATACTCAAGGCCACCAACTGCCGATGCAACTTCCAAGAGGAAATACTCAAGGCCACCAAAAGTAGCAGGATCAACAAGAGCAACAAATGCAGGAGCAACTGCTCCTCCAACTACACCAGTAACTGCTCCACCAACTGCTCCAGCAACTTCCAAGAGGAAATACATAAAGCCACCAGTTCCTCCAAGGCCTAAAGCAACTACAAAGGTAACTGTAATATACATTACTTTGCTTACCATTAATTAGTCAAATATTAACTTATTATCTGTTAGGTTAATGCTTCCCAGCAGTCATCAGCTGGAAGTACAAGAAAAAGTAGTGTTCATGACACTCAAGATGCATCTACAAGCATGAGAGGGGCAGGACTAAGTACAAGAGGCCAAGGGTTGTTGGACAAGGTGTATTtgtgtctgattctggatacAAACGTGTTAATGTAAGTGTTTCTCAATCATCTaagtcattattattatttttagccACTTTATGACACTAACCAATTTAAATTGCAGCAAGGAATGCCTAGCAGCAGGTTGGTGTCCACACCTAAGGCAATGAATTCAGCCTTGGGCACAGGTGATATTGGATACAAACCCAGCAAAGGATTGAAGTGGAAAGGAACAAAAGCAGTTACACAAAGACAACTCCAAGTGCAAAGTGCTAATCATAGAATCCAAACAAGATCAAAGGCTCTTGGATTTCAAACAAGATCAAGAAAAGGAAAATCTCCAATGAAGTagtatgatatttctatgtttaaGCTAGCTATTTTTTGGTGAAACTTGGATATGTAAGCAAACAATGTAGCTTGGTAGTTTTTGTTGACAGTTAGTGCTACTGTCCAGTTATTTTGCATATGATAATGACCTTGATTTCTGACCAGATTTTGATGTGAAATGGTACTGGTTACTGGTTACTGGTTTATATTGTCCATATTTTGCATTGAATGTTAGTTGGTGTTTTGTTCAGGTTTGCATTGAAATGGTCAATGCTTATTGTCCAGATTTGCATTGAATGGTAGTTGCTATTTTCTGTCCAGATTTTCCATTGAATGTTAGTTAGTGTTTTGTCCAGGGTTGCATTGAAATGGTCAATGTTTATTGTCCAGATTTTTCATTCCAGATTTTGATAATGTCCATATGGTATAAATGTTGTTGGTTAGCATGTTGAATAGGCTAACCATTACTAACCAGATGGTATAACGTATTGCTTCACAAAGTCATCATAATCATATTCAATATGCTAACCAAAATTAGATTACATTGTTAATCATCTAAATAGAACTTCACTTCAACCTAATTAGTTAGTACTACAACCATTGTTAATCATCTAAGTACAACTTCACTTCAACCTAATTAGTACTACTACCAGAACCAAGATAAAACATCAAATTACATAGGACACTAATACATAGACAAATCTTCAATGTTTTTGACCACTTCAACTCTTGCTCATATTTGTTTTTCTTCTTCAACAAACCCCAAATAACAACATTAGCTTGCTCCGGAAATGGTGGTTCATACCAATCGAAAAATTTGCAAGAACTTCGACCTTTCACCTATAAAAAATGAACGAAAATTAGTGACAAACCCGGTAAAATTAGATGTAAATCAGTGACTAAATTAAACAAACCCAgcaaaatcatactaaaattgAGATACTAAAAACATAAATTACATACCTTGTAATTTTGACAACCCCAAAATCTCCTTCCCGAATTGTCATCGGACCATGAAATCCTCACCACCGCCAGAATCCATATCTACAAACTCTAGTCATGAGTACAATTGAGGGAGAAACTTACAATTGAGAGAGAAAATTTAACAATTAGAAAAGAAGGAGAACAAAAAGCTTGAAATTCAAGTTGTGGTGTATtttaatgggggggggggggggttaaataAGAAGAAGGGGCTGATGTTTAGCCGTTGGAAGTGAAAGAAATGTAAAGGGAAATGTGAAAATTGGATTTGTTACCGTTTTTATGCtgatgtggcacctctcacgCGCCTCTTGGCGTTTGACTACACTCACTATGCCATGTGGCAGCTCGGGGATTAATTAAAACCCATTTTGCCAAGTCTAGGGGTGTTTTGAAGTGCAACAATAGTTTGGGGACGAAAGTTGCAATTCGTGTCAAGTTCGGGGGTGTTTTAGTTACTTAAGCCTTAAActaacaccttacacatgtagacatattcaaaagaaagtacatgCAATTTCTTTGTTATTCAATTACAAAAAATGACATTTGAATCACGATAGAGTAGTCGAAGTTACAAAGTCTAAACAACATTAACCAAAATTAAGCATAATCCTTAGTCCTGTACAATTTTACACAAAAAATTCCATTTAGTGACATCCAAAATCTAACTTGAATGAGATGTATTTAATTGTACAAAAACTAgtctatatatataatagtattaagtataatatatatggattgtatatgtagtataaacttCGGTACGGTATATGGTATCTCGATATTCTTTTTATAAATACCGAATATCGTACCGAATACCAAATAATATTAAAATGAATACCAAATTCCGTAATATCAAAACCGCGGTATTAAAAATTTCGatttcggtatggtattcggtatataCCCACCCCCAGTGGTTGTAGTGTACATGGGATATCTCTACAGTAGTGTAGTATATATCaaccattcttttgtgtacgagTAATTGTTGGCTTAGCTGTGACTATTAGGGTGCAATTCACAGaatttcccttcttttggggtggtctttaaattttgccccttatatttgatatctttaaattttgccttcggctaaaacccatgagTTCCAGGTTCAAActcccactcagtcaaaaatttaaaaaaaaaatcgcaaagcaaagtttaaatttcgctatgcccccaccggcatacacttgttaaggaattaccaaggttatgccggacccggcatacttatgccttatgggcagcttagcataagtatgccgggtccggcataactttggtaattccttcacaagtttatgccgggtccggcatacttttaatgggcaaacttttagttaagccttaactaaaagtcttttcctagttatgccttatggggcataacttttccttaaggcatagactttgtcttataaggcaaatttttagttataccttaaggaaaagttccgccttatggggcatacttttagttatgccttatggggcatacttttagctgtgccttaactaaaagtctgccccataaggtataactaggaaaagacttttagttaaggcttaactaaaagtttgcccataagtatgccggaccagGCATAAAagtgttaaggaattaccaaagttatgccggaccaggcatacttatgccaagtcttccCATAAAGcatgagtatgtcgggtccggcataacttttgtaattccttaacaagtgtatgccgggtccggcatacacgtgacctaaaccttgccttgcaatttttttttttaatttatgcttgagcgggggttcgaacccagaacctcatgatttctacgtgaacgctcagggttgcaacgctcaaggcaaaaattaaagaccagaaatatgaggggcataatttaaagactgcaaatatgaggggcaaaatttaaagaccaccccaaaagaagggcaatccgcgcaaaaaaatgaatattAGGGGTGTaaatggaccgggttggttcaggTTTTTTAAAGACCAAGTCAAATAAATtacatcgggtttttaaatttataaatcaaaccaaaccaacaaaggCCGGGTTTTTCAACTTCGGCTTTTCTCGGGTTTTTTGGATTTtttccggtaaagtcttcatacaaaacatataacttgtacttcaaatatttctttagtcctagtaagataagactatctaattaagatatttattaagaaaataacacaaaagtGAGATGAGAGAGGACGACATTGCGCTAACATATatattcaacgaaaaaaattaatgaaattgcataaaataaaataatctaaaagtacttagtcatgctacaataaatacgGCTAATAGATAAAGCatgtagaaaatgatcataatataAAAGTACCaagttatgctaaaataagtacggctaataagtattaattacatgactagatattaaagaaaaaaataaaattatgtattttcactttctaaactaatataatactaaagaatagatatcaaaaTTATAGTCATTTCAGTGTTAGATGTGAATTTCTTTTGTCAACATTAgcattgatttgatttttgttgagttttactTAAGTTACTAATATTattgggctataaaacttattggaccattcaaaattctaatttcaagcttgaaataatatgttaaaagacaaaaaactatgaaaaagttaaagaaacatttataaattacattataattaaatatttttatgtataaaatatgtttgaaattttataaatgtaatgtcgggttggtttgattcggtttgaccttttttagttaaaaccaaaccaatagtgttcgggtttttctttttaaaaccaaaccactaatcggatttttttctcggtttgattcagattatcgatttggtgcggtttgtcggtttgctttgtacacccctagtgaATATTATTGTTGCCTTTCCAAGAGTCTAGCTAAgagtaaataatttttttctatcATTAGCTATTGGGAATTTATTGGCTCAATTAATTGCTTTTATTTGAGCAGGGGATCTATCAGAAACAGCATCTCTATCTCTCTTGTGGCAGGGGCTGTAAGGTCTGCGTTCCTCAGACCCTGCGTGTGAGATTACATTGAGTATGTTGTTATTATATCGATCGGCTCAACTAATTAGATTTATATCTCATAATAAGACTCATTTAAAGAGAAACGCTCTTTATTAATAAAAGTTACATTCCCAAAATTCAAACTCCAATATGTTTAATTACGAGTGGAGAAATCTCATCTGTTGTATCGGTATACGTAACCATGTGACTAAAAGTCTTGGGTGACCAATTTGAATGGTGACAATTTGTATGCATGTCACTTCATACAATCTCCAAAAagaaggggaaatattaatatgCTTATTAGTAGGGTATATATAGTTGAAAGTTGGAATAGGATATTAATAATTTCTGTCTTCTTCCTTGTATGGGTCAATATTCTGTTTTCCATTTTTCCTTACATTCTTTTTTaaagttttcttttgtttttcgtATATCAACATCGGATATAGTTGATTTTTCTGTAAAATTCTATTTCAATGATATAGACGGTCCAAGATAGCACACTTAATGAGTTAAGGTGGGCCCATTTTACCACatatctctttctttccttttttttttttttttgaaccttTTTTGACCATCAAGTCTACATATAGTTCAATTCACTTAAAatttatcataatatacttaatGGAAAAGATTAATTATCAAAACATATTCAATGACAATACTTTTTTAAGCTGGCTCCCCACATAGTGTAATGCTAGTGTGCTACTCTTCTCATGAtgtggaaatatatatatatatatatttacaatttTATAAAAGGTATTTTTAAAGGATGTAAAAGTATGAGATAATAAGCTTTAGAGCAGTTACAGAGAGTGCAATGGAGAAAACTAAAAGGAGAGACATAGTATAACTAGACAACGTAGATAGATTATAAATTAAATTTTCTAAAAATGGTACAATTCTAAGTAAAATAGTACTTAGTACTTTCAAGAGTTTTTTTCAAGAAAATGGAAAAGATGTAAATAGGTGAGATAATAAGCTAAGAATTAGTAATTAAACGAGAGATATTTGGTATGGTGGAAGATTTTTTGTTCTAAAAAATCTTTTTCTCGAtaaaattatttcttttcttGTATTTGATTACCTTAAATTGTGAAGAATATTTGCtttcaaattaatatttatatatgtaaaaaaaaaaaaagttggattAGTAGTATACATAAATGAATAGCTATAGTGGTTAAAAATATTTCCTTTTTAGGGTTAAGATAGGTATCTTCTCCTCCTCCCCCCTTAGTTGTGCTGAAAAGGCATCAATCTCCACAtccatagatttggaattttaaaGTTGTCTTTTCAGGAGCATTTGGACCAAAGGTCAGTGTTGGTGCTCTTTACCGATTAATTTAGATTCTGGTAGAACAAATTCAATGTGAGGAATAAAGTCATCTCTATCAAGAAGTTCTCTTTCCTCGGAACCTGCAATCTCTAATTAAAAATGAAGGAAGTTTAATTATTCAATTCTACGATATAAATATCTAGTGCTTGttgatttttcaattttctcttcTCCACTAATATTAATGCAATGATTCTTGCTAGGTAAAAAGATGAGGGCACAACAagcctttttcttaaaaaaaaaaaaaaaaaaaaaaaaaaaggtgctaCCTAATCAAAGGAACGATTTGTATTTGATTAGTCATTATTTGAATTTTACAAGGTACAATTATGGTCtagaagattaaaaaaaatagtagGTTTTATATAAAACAACATTAATCTAAAGACCAAACGTTTCTTAATGTGTTATCTCTTaactttttaattattattactaACTTTTTCCCTGTCTCTAGGAACACATTATCAAAAAAGTAGAATAAGAAAATTCAGCAGAGAAACCTCTTATCAGACAAATGTAATCATGGAGAGTTTAGTTATGCTAAAAGATTTGTTTGATTAAATAACATATTCGACCAAATTCAGTGGAATTTTATCAAGTCGAGTAATTTAACTTTAATAATCACAAGTTAAAGTAAAAATAAATAATTCATAGACTATGATCAAgtgatataaatatatttttaaaaaacacATGTTATATATACCTTTTTTTGGTATAATTACGTGCATAAGTATTTTCCCTATAAACTGATCATTTCGTAAAATTCCACCCTCTCTAACATATAGTAAAATTTTCATATCCAGTAAACTTGAGCATAGTGATGAGAATACATTCCAGGGGCAGAGTCAAAAATTCACTAAAGATagtcaaaatataaagaaataaatatGCGAAGAAGTCAAGTGGAGTTAACATATAGCatgtacataaaaaaaaaaaaattaccatcaATACCATATAATTTTCTAGCAAAAATGTATCAACTATATTCATTGTATTGTATCACAGCTTTGTGGCAACATGAAAGGTCAAATCTCTTGGTTTCAATTTTCAATTTTCCACTACGCTCAAGTGGGAGATCTAATTATCACGTAGCAGGAGACAATGACAACACACAATAGTTAGGCACGTTGGCGTTAAGTATGTGCCAACTAATTAATTTTCGATTAGAATTTGATTAGTCAAGAGTTTGAAGGTAGGTATAAAGCTTAAATAAATATGTTTTGTGCAAAACAGTATGAGCAAAACTTATACAACATGCTAGACTAGTAAATATAAATCTTAGTTTAGGAACAAtctaacttcttcttttttttattacataagggggtaggggaaggaaattacaacgtggggattcgaacccacgTTGTAAtttcttgtttttgtttttcgTCTGGTGTCCGGTATCTGCATTGAAGTTTGACTATTCCGAATTCACATCGCGTAAGGCCCACTCGGGTGAAGCGCTTCCTACCAAGGATTTCTCCATAGCTAGGGCTTGAACCCAAGACATTTGTTTAAGGGAGGAGCAGCTTCATCTCGCTACATCACATCCTTTGGTAATACATTACCTCTATTACTTCTTAGTATTGGTACAACATAGTAACAAATACAgtcaatactttttttttttttttaaagtattttgaATGACTTTTAAAACCAAACAAGTTTTTGGAAAAGATTTGCTAAATTTCTCAATAAAACAAATTAGATTAATAAAAGCTAACCTGAACTCGCCAACTTTTTGCTTTTTCGCTTTATTTATAAGCCGTCCGTTTGGTGTTGATTTCATTACAATTGTTaacataaaaatataataaagaaTTCATATTTTTGAATTTTAATTAATGTACCTCCCTTCCACGCTTTATAGAGTGCAGAGAACTCTGAAGTAGGTAATTCGAGTCTAATAAACAAATATCTTCACTTCATGCTCTCCATTGCAAATTATATGCCGTTATTTAATtgagtaaaaaataaaaagaaaattgtaATGTTatgtcataatatatatatatatttgtgtagttattagtaagacttttaaaacttataGTCTTAAATATAGAATAACATTTTTGTGGCTataaaaaattcttaattagagtaaaaagaaaaacttaaaatTTAGTTGTTTCCAAGTATATTGAAAAAGTAGCTACGGATTGTTATAAGGCTTCAAATatagctatttatgtaagttaCCCATATAAAAATGTGTCAATCCTTTCTGTACGAGCTAATACAAAAAAGTCGTTCTCTTTTAAATAAAGGGATTAATTCTTTTAGCTTCACTTCCCTTGACATGAGATGATTAATTGAAATGATATGATGAGAAGGATTCATATAAGtgatttcattttatttggatTCATGAAAAGCAGTTTTTATTGTAATTTCATTTTTTCATATAGAAGACCACAGGTGTTCAGAGTTTGGttaaaaatcaaaccaaattaattaaataaaccGATAGTTATTTGAGTTTGGTTTTGATGGTGATGTTAACTGTATgaaaaccaaacaaaaaaaaaacaaatataaagttaaagcAATTCTTAAAAATAGATTTTACAATAGTTTGATCTGAAATTTTTTTCGTATCCCAACATTTGGACAACTAGAATGCTCACATGTTAAATGTGATTAAATAAAAGGCATGGAAGGAGAAAAAAAATCCCTCACTGTAAATGGAAGAGACAGAAAAGTGGGAGACTGGAATTGGATGGACAAAAATAAAGGAACAAAGGGGGCATTCCGAGAATTGAACTCGGGACCTCTCGCACCCTAAGCGAGAATCATACCACTAGACCAAATGCCCTTGTTGATACTATACATTTTGTATCAACTCATCTCATTTTGTAAGTCTTGACTTTTTAAGAACGAGAATTGTATAATATGGTAGAATTCTCTTATGATAATCATCCACACACTTGAACCTGTCGATATGCCTGAAAGGTGGACCGAACATTAGGATTTAGGAAGTAAGCTTATTACTTCCTGGAAAAATAAACTACGACCTGTTTGGCGATTCACGACACGCTTTAAGCGGAATATTTTTATAGGAATATGATATTCAATAAGCAAACTTTTTTGAGAGAAAAAAACCTAGATTTGTCGAGGAAGAGCCTCGAAACATCTGATTTGAAGATGATGCTTTTACAAGCAATAAAAaaagataatattttttgctCACCTAGATAGACAATCAGTCTACCTCAATTCCCTTAACGTAACATAATCTTTTTTATCGAATGCTCGTCGCGGGGCTAAGATGAATAAGTATGAATATAGAAATGAGGTATTTTTCCCTTACCTTAGCCAGAGTGGCATGAAGCTCACATGAGTAATTAGGACTGATGCCGACCATCCTCTTTGTATTTTTTGCAATTTCATCTATCTTTGCAGAGATCATATCTCAATCTTTCATCTTGTTTCACACAAATACATACACACTCAACTTTAAAGCACATATTGTATAAGTATTTCTACACCGCCAATAAATAAGACTTAAGTCATCCCTTCTTTTTCACCGCCTGATAATTAAAGCTCCTCATTATTAGTTTCCAAATGATATACGCAATAGGTATTGCTTATTCACAATTCCGTGGAGTTACACAAGCAAATAGCATATCAACAATGTAGAGTTTCCATGTCCAAAGAAAGGTATAAACTTGATTCAGAATACTACAGAATGAAATATACAAATAAACCAATACATTGTATCATACTCCGTGTGTGATGTACCAGAAAATTTCTACTTTCAAACTTCAACAAACGAGCATAAACAGTACACCCCTAAGACTCCGCGCGCGGCACACCCTCTTGCAAAAAGTTTCCAAGTAGCCTTTGGTCAAGAACCATGTTGGGCACCTGAAATTATATTTTTGTAAGCACAAAGTACCATAAACTCAAGAAAGGGGATAGAGTTTAGTGGAGATAGATCTAATAAGAAGATGAGTCTTGCCTTGTTCCCGAAGAATATTTTCGAGTTGTTGGCTATAGCTTCAATGAATCGCAGTTCTAGAAATTGTGGAGTAAGCTTCAGCTTGTTTGCTTCTGCTTCTTTCATTGTTCTGGAAAATCCCGATACGATAGTTACTAGTTAGTATGCACATTTGCACTCCTCATCAGGAGAAAGTATCTCACTTTTGTCAGAGAAATTATATATGCGATAAGTTTAGAGAACCCACCGATAGTAAGATGCATCTGCCAAGCTCTTTTCACGAGCTAGGTACATTGAATTTGCAATTTCTTCTTGCTTCCTTAAACTATCTTTTTCCATCAACTTCTGTTCCATCTGGATCTTACTAACATGAGCATTTCTTTCAGCTTCACTAATTGCTATCTTTTTCTGTGTCTCTGCTTCCTTCTCAGCAACTCTTTGTCTCTCTACTGCAATCAAGACCTGTAACACATCATTGATGCATGGATGGGTTACCATTTAAGTTACAAATTGGTCAAAAACAAATCCTTCAGTTTggacaaaaaagaaaaagtagaATTCCGCTTAATACCTTGGTGCGCTCCTGTTCCATGTTCTCAAAATTTCGTCTTATGCTCTCTGGGATGCTAGGTTTTGTAATACGTACACTGAGAATCTCAATACCTGGAGCATATCGTGTGCAGTCGGCCTGAAGTgcatctttcattctttcgtcgATCTGAAAATGTTTTGGTAGGCGAGGGTCAAGACTATTTAACAACAATGTCGGCAAAATTTAACTTTGTAAATTTTTTATTTAGAACCCCGGAGAATGTAAGTAATCAGTCAATTCCTCGCCTTACAAGGCATATCATGCATTTTAAGCATGGAAATAGAGCATCTCTAAGTAAGGAAAGCATGACTCAGCAGGTTCAAACCAGAAACAGTTGAAGGACAGCTTAATCCTTACGCTAGACAGGGATTAACAAAAGTGAC
Encoded proteins:
- the LOC132641973 gene encoding uncharacterized protein LOC132641973 yields the protein MDAQQQQRQQPSRPGGAGDGSGGGDFTPILTVFIAFIAIFALVVAPSMSTLNNSLSMLHQVPEGHVGVYWRGGALLNTITDPGFHMKLPFITQFEPIQVTLQTDLVRDIPCGTKGGVMINFDKIEVVNRLRKDHVYDTLLNYGVNYDNTWIYDKIHHEINQFCSSHSLQQVYIDMFDQIDERMKDALQADCTRYAPGIEILSVRITKPSIPESIRRNFENMEQERTKVLIAVERQRVAEKEAETQKKIAISEAERNAHVSKIQMEQKLMEKDSLRKQEEIANSMYLAREKSLADASYYRTMKEAEANKLKLTPQFLELRFIEAIANNSKIFFGNKVPNMVLDQRLLGNFLQEGVPRAES